The Catharus ustulatus isolate bCatUst1 chromosome 26, bCatUst1.pri.v2, whole genome shotgun sequence genome has a window encoding:
- the CTPS1 gene encoding CTP synthase 1, whose product MKYILVTGGVISGIGKGIIASSIGTILKSCGLHVTSIKIDPYINIDAGTFSPYEHGEVFVLDDGGEVDLDLGNYERFLDIRLTKDNNLTTGKIYQYVINKERKGDYLGKTVQVVPHITDAIQEWVMRQARIPVDEDGIEPQVCVIELGGTVGDIESMPFIEAFRQFQFKAKRENFCNIHVSLVPQPSSTGEQKTKPTQNSVRELRGLGLSPDLIVCRCSTPLDTSVKEKISMFCHVEPEQVICVHDVSSIYRVPLLLEEQGVVDYFRHRLDLPIERQPRRMLLKWKEMADRYDRLLETCSIALVGKYTKFSDSYASVIKALEHSALAINHKLDIKYIDSADLEPETLQEEPVRYHEAWQKLCAADGILVPGGFGVRGTEGKIQAISWARKQKKPFLGVCLGMQLAVVEFARSVLGWKDANSTEFDPRTSHPVVIDMPEHNPGQMGGTMRLGKRRTLFQTKNSIMRKLYGDHDFLEERHRHRFEVNPELKKCFEEQGLKFVGQDEEGERMEVVELEDHPFFVGVQYHPEFLSRPIKPSPPYFGLLLASAGRLTHYLQKGCRLSPRDTYSDRSGSSSPDLEITELKFPSANHD is encoded by the exons ATGAAGTACATCCTGGTCACGGGCGGGGTGATCTCGGGCATCGGCAAGGGGATCATCGCCAGCAGCATCGGCACCATCCTCAAGTCATGCGGGCTGCATGTCACCTCCATCAAGATCGACCCCTACATCAACATCGACGCCGGCACCTTCTCCCCGTACGAGCACG GGGAGGTGTTTGTGCTGGATGATGGAGGGGAGGTGGACCTGGACCTCGGGAACTACGAGCGCTTCCTCGATATCCGACTCACCAAAGACAACAACCTGACCACGGGCAAGATCTACCAGTATGTCATTAacaaggagaggaagggagatTATCTTGGCAAAACGGTCCAAG TTGTTCCCCACATCACAGATGCCATACAGGAATGGGTCATGAGGCAGGCACGGATTCCTGTGGATGAAGATGGCATTGAGCCCCAAGTTTGTGTGATTGAG CTCGGGGGCACCGTGGGTGACATCGAGAGCATGCCGTTCATCGAGGCCTTCCGCCAGTTCCAGTTCAAAGCCAAGAGAGAGAATTTCTGTAACATTCATGTCAGTCTGGTTCCCCAG CCAAGCTCCACAGGGGAGCAGAAGACCAAACCCACCCAGAACAGTGTTCGTGAGCTCAGAGGTCTGGGGCTCTCACCAGATCTG ATTGTTTGCAGGTGCTCCACTCCCCTGGATACCTCAGTAAAAGAAAAGATTTCCATGTTCTGTCATGTTGAACCAGAGCAG GTCATTTGTGTTCATGATGTCTCCTCCATCTACCGGGTTCCTCTGCTGttggaggagcagggagttgTGGATTACTTCAGGCACAGGCTGGACCTTCCCATCGAGAGGCAGCCCAGGAGGATGCTCCTGAAGTGGAAGGAGATGGCTGACAG GTACGACCGTCTGCTTGAGACATGTTCCATTGCCCTTGTGGGCAAATACACCAAGTTTTCTGACTCCTATGCATCTGTCATCAAAGCCCTGGAGCACTCTGCCCTGGCCATCAACCACAAACTTGACATTAAG TACATTGACTCTGCTGACTTGGAGCCAGAGACTCTGCAGGAGGAGCCTGTGAGGTACCATGAGGCCTGGCagaagctctgtgctgctga TGGAATTCTGGTTCCTGGTGGATTTGGTGTTCGAGGGACAGAAGGCAAAATTCAAGCTATTTCCTGggcaagaaaacagaaaaaacccttcTTAG GAGTCTGCTTGGGAATGCAGTTGGCAGTGGTGGAGTTTGCTCGCAGTGTCCTTGGTTGGAAAG ATGCAAACTCAACAGAGTTTGACCCCAGAACTTCTCATCCAGTG GTCATAGACATGCCAGAACATAATCCTGGGCAAATGGGTGGGACAATGAGGCTTGGCAAGAGAAGGACACTCTTCCAAACCAAGAATTCAATCATGA ggaagctgtATGGAGATCATGATTTCTTGGaagagagacacagacacagatttGAG GTCAATCCAGAACTGAAAAAGTGTTTTGAAGAGCAAGGTCTGAAGTTTGTGGGGCAGGATGAGGAGGGAGAGCGGATGGAAGTGGTTGAGCTGGAAG ATCATCCTTTCTTCGTTGGTGTCCAGTACCACCCCGAGTTCCTCTCCAGACCCATCAAGCCATCACCCCCATACtttgggctgctcctggcatcTGCAGGGAGACTTACCCACTACCTACAGAAGGGCTGCAGGCTCTCCCCCAG ggacacctaCAGTGACCggagtggcagcagctcccctgaCCTGGAGATAACAGAGCTGAAATTCCCTTCAGCAAATCATGACTGA